In the genome of Coregonus clupeaformis isolate EN_2021a chromosome 1, ASM2061545v1, whole genome shotgun sequence, one region contains:
- the LOC121577816 gene encoding histone-lysine N-methyltransferase PRDM9-like isoform X1, with protein sequence MSEEVIIMEWAAAGASEEGCQAQLITVFPDSLVQNVLVNTVVQGQEEDHPLLDDNGNDLYCEECHASDKDQCDIQGGLSFMLDSPTPMGLPQRALLTLPHGLVVGRSSIPGAGLGVLNQGAVVAPGMHFGPCEGEVTTRDSAVTSDYSWEVWNSKGESEYIDSARDTHSNWMRYVNCARSVEEGNLIALQYRGIVFFHCCRSILPGDELLFWPGGRFIDRFRDPSDQIWLRKSTPSADLSSQVFLCSQCQLSFTTETYFQRHKEQIHPLDLSPASALSELDNHLSNGNMDPDPMSSSLGELGYRCPQRPKSFKQKGHVQRNMQAVNSVRPYCCPQCRKCFAQVYVLARHQLRVHGTKKKRGVVEVRGESSLPPPSDSAWEPKPPSIDPPTETQTGRAPLQRLSNLRVKSIRNSKAKTNTLKQRETIIKKRSHSDAPDMEEERDAVGEAQYRCTDCQRTYGNPESLKAHQCIPVVVGPQPYSCTMCGVTFKRYTTLKKHKLNKHPKEKMLYCCTHCGRFFSQAAGLQRHLEAEVCKNIQLSSKAVPCSYCQFSFTEERFLRKHVKRHHPDEYVSQASGLGSGLIQPEQKAGEAGEVHLCLQCGKSYEYIQSFKAHRCFQSVTAKLHLCNDCGKGFSCFYSLKQHQRIHTGEKPYRCHYCEKCFSHSGHLNVHMRIHTGEKSFLCTECGESFRQSGDLKRHERKHTGVKPCTCPECGKSFSRPQSLKAHLMLHNGERQYKCDQCGKSFSRNYHLTRHHEKTHS encoded by the exons ATGTCTGAAGAAGTGATCATCATGGAGTGGGCAGCGGCTGGTGCATCAGAAGAGGGATGTCAAGCCCAACTCATTACAG TGTTTCCTGACAGCCTGGTCCAGAATGTATTGGTGAACACCGTGGTACAAGGCCAAGAGGAGGATCATCCACTACTAGATGACAATGGCAATGACCTCT atTGTGAGGAGTGTCATGCCTCCGACAAAGACCAGTGTGATATCCAAGGTGGTCTGTCCTTCATGCTGGACTCTCCCACTCCAATGGGCTTACCCCAGAGGGCCCTCCTCACCTTACCCCACGGGCTGGTGGTGGGCAGGTCCAGTATCCCCGGGGCAGGCCTGGGGGTTCTAAACCAAGGGGCAGTTGTGGCCCCAGGAATGCACTTTGGCCCCTGTGAGGGGGAGGTGACTACCAGGGACAGCGCAGTAACAAGTGACTACTCCTGGGAG gtctggaACAGTAAGGGTGAATCTGAGTACATTGATTCTGCAAGAGACACTCATTCCAACTGGATGAG gTATGTGAACTGTGCTCGTAGTGTAGAGGAGGGTAATCTCATAGCACTCCAGTACAGGGGGATTGTTTTCTTCCACTGCTGCCGCTCCATCCTCCCAGGAGATGAGCTCTTGTTTTGGCCTGGGGGCAGATTCATCGACAGGTTTAGGGACCCCTCTGACCAAATCTGGCTCCGAAAGAGCACCCCTTCAG CAGATTTGTCGTCTCAGGTTTTCCTTTGTAGTCAGTGCCAGCTTTCTTTCACCACCGAGACCTACTTCCAAAGACATAAAGAGCAAATACACCCCCTGGACCTATCACCTGCGTCTGCACTGAGTGAGCTTGACAATCACCTTTCTAACGGTAACATGGACCCAGACCCTATGTCGTCCTCTCTCGGTGAGTTGGGCTACCGGTGCCCTCAGCGTCCTAAGAGCTTTAAACAGAAGGGCCACGTCCAGAGAAACATGCAAGCTGTCAACTCCGTCAGACCCTACTGCTGCCCCCAGTGCAGGAAGTGTTTCGCTCAGGTGTACGTCCTGGCGAGGCACCAGCTACGAGTTCACGGAACGAAGAAGAAGCGTGGAGTAGTAGAGGTCAGAGGGGAGAGTTCGCTCCCGCCTCCTTCTGACAGTGCCTGGGAACCCAAACCTCCGTCCATTGATCCACCTACAGAGACCCAGACAGGGAGAGCTCCCTTACAGAGACTGAGTAACCTCAGGGTAAAGTCCATCAGGAACTCTAAAGCCAAAACTAACACACTGAAACAAAGAGAAACTATTATCAAGAAGAGGTCCCATTCAGATGCTCCggacatggaggaggagagagatgctgTAGGAGAGGCCCAGTACAGATGCACTGATTGTCAGAGAACCTACGGCAACCCAGAGTCCCTTAAAGCCCATCAGTGCATCCCGGTCGTGGTGGGGCCGCAGCCGTACTCTTGCACTATGTGCGGGGTTACCTTCAAACGGTACACCACCCTGAAGAAGCACAAGCTCAACAAGCACCCGAAGGAAAAGATGCTTTATTGCTGCACCCACTGTGGAAGGTTCTTCAGTCAGGCTGCCGGTCTACAGCGTCACCTGGAGGCTGAAGTATGTAAGAACATCCAGCTGAGCTCTAAAGCTGTCCCCTGCTCCTACTGCCAGTTCTCCTTTACCGAGGAGAGGTTCCTCCGGAAGCACGTTAAGAGACACCACCCTGATGAGTATGTCTCTCAGGCCTCAGGCCTGGGCTCAGGGCTCATTCAGCCAGAGCAGAAGGCCGGAGAAGCAGGAGAGGTCCACCTGTGCTTGCAGTGTGGAAAGAGCTACGAGTACATTCAAAGCTTCAAAGCTCACAGGTGTTTCCAGTCAGTCACAGCCAAACTGCACTTGTGCAATGACTGTGGGAAAGGTTTCTCTTGTTTCTACAGCCTTAAGCAGCATCAGCGGATTCACACGGGAGAGAAGCCATACCGCTGCCATTACTGTGAGAAGTGTTTTAGCCACTCTGGACATCTCAATGTGCACATGAggatacacacaggggagaaatctTTCCTTTGTACTGAGTGTGGAGAGAGTTTCCGTCAGTCTGGGGATCTGAAGCGCCATGAGAGAAAACACACTGGGGTGAAACCATGTACCTGTCCTGAATGTGGGAAAAGCTTCAGTCGACCTCAGAGTCTGAAAGCTCACCTAATGCTGCACAACGGAGAGAGACAGTACAagtgtgatcagtgtgggaaaagTTTTTCACGAAATTATCACCTGACGAGACACCATGAAAAGACACACTCATAA
- the LOC121577816 gene encoding histone-lysine N-methyltransferase PRDM9-like isoform X2, translated as MSEEVIIMEWAAAGASEEGCQAQLITVFPDSLVQNVLVNTVVQGQEEDHPLLDDNGNDLYCEECHASDKDQCDIQGGLSFMLDSPTPMGLPQRALLTLPHGLVVGRSSIPGAGLGVLNQGAVVAPGMHFGPCEGEVTTRDSAVTSDYSWEVWNSKGESEYIDSARDTHSNWMRYVNCARSVEEGNLIALQYRGIVFFHCCRSILPGDELLFWPGGRFIDRFRDPSDQIWLRKSTPSDLSSQVFLCSQCQLSFTTETYFQRHKEQIHPLDLSPASALSELDNHLSNGNMDPDPMSSSLGELGYRCPQRPKSFKQKGHVQRNMQAVNSVRPYCCPQCRKCFAQVYVLARHQLRVHGTKKKRGVVEVRGESSLPPPSDSAWEPKPPSIDPPTETQTGRAPLQRLSNLRVKSIRNSKAKTNTLKQRETIIKKRSHSDAPDMEEERDAVGEAQYRCTDCQRTYGNPESLKAHQCIPVVVGPQPYSCTMCGVTFKRYTTLKKHKLNKHPKEKMLYCCTHCGRFFSQAAGLQRHLEAEVCKNIQLSSKAVPCSYCQFSFTEERFLRKHVKRHHPDEYVSQASGLGSGLIQPEQKAGEAGEVHLCLQCGKSYEYIQSFKAHRCFQSVTAKLHLCNDCGKGFSCFYSLKQHQRIHTGEKPYRCHYCEKCFSHSGHLNVHMRIHTGEKSFLCTECGESFRQSGDLKRHERKHTGVKPCTCPECGKSFSRPQSLKAHLMLHNGERQYKCDQCGKSFSRNYHLTRHHEKTHS; from the exons ATGTCTGAAGAAGTGATCATCATGGAGTGGGCAGCGGCTGGTGCATCAGAAGAGGGATGTCAAGCCCAACTCATTACAG TGTTTCCTGACAGCCTGGTCCAGAATGTATTGGTGAACACCGTGGTACAAGGCCAAGAGGAGGATCATCCACTACTAGATGACAATGGCAATGACCTCT atTGTGAGGAGTGTCATGCCTCCGACAAAGACCAGTGTGATATCCAAGGTGGTCTGTCCTTCATGCTGGACTCTCCCACTCCAATGGGCTTACCCCAGAGGGCCCTCCTCACCTTACCCCACGGGCTGGTGGTGGGCAGGTCCAGTATCCCCGGGGCAGGCCTGGGGGTTCTAAACCAAGGGGCAGTTGTGGCCCCAGGAATGCACTTTGGCCCCTGTGAGGGGGAGGTGACTACCAGGGACAGCGCAGTAACAAGTGACTACTCCTGGGAG gtctggaACAGTAAGGGTGAATCTGAGTACATTGATTCTGCAAGAGACACTCATTCCAACTGGATGAG gTATGTGAACTGTGCTCGTAGTGTAGAGGAGGGTAATCTCATAGCACTCCAGTACAGGGGGATTGTTTTCTTCCACTGCTGCCGCTCCATCCTCCCAGGAGATGAGCTCTTGTTTTGGCCTGGGGGCAGATTCATCGACAGGTTTAGGGACCCCTCTGACCAAATCTGGCTCCGAAAGAGCACCCCTTCAG ATTTGTCGTCTCAGGTTTTCCTTTGTAGTCAGTGCCAGCTTTCTTTCACCACCGAGACCTACTTCCAAAGACATAAAGAGCAAATACACCCCCTGGACCTATCACCTGCGTCTGCACTGAGTGAGCTTGACAATCACCTTTCTAACGGTAACATGGACCCAGACCCTATGTCGTCCTCTCTCGGTGAGTTGGGCTACCGGTGCCCTCAGCGTCCTAAGAGCTTTAAACAGAAGGGCCACGTCCAGAGAAACATGCAAGCTGTCAACTCCGTCAGACCCTACTGCTGCCCCCAGTGCAGGAAGTGTTTCGCTCAGGTGTACGTCCTGGCGAGGCACCAGCTACGAGTTCACGGAACGAAGAAGAAGCGTGGAGTAGTAGAGGTCAGAGGGGAGAGTTCGCTCCCGCCTCCTTCTGACAGTGCCTGGGAACCCAAACCTCCGTCCATTGATCCACCTACAGAGACCCAGACAGGGAGAGCTCCCTTACAGAGACTGAGTAACCTCAGGGTAAAGTCCATCAGGAACTCTAAAGCCAAAACTAACACACTGAAACAAAGAGAAACTATTATCAAGAAGAGGTCCCATTCAGATGCTCCggacatggaggaggagagagatgctgTAGGAGAGGCCCAGTACAGATGCACTGATTGTCAGAGAACCTACGGCAACCCAGAGTCCCTTAAAGCCCATCAGTGCATCCCGGTCGTGGTGGGGCCGCAGCCGTACTCTTGCACTATGTGCGGGGTTACCTTCAAACGGTACACCACCCTGAAGAAGCACAAGCTCAACAAGCACCCGAAGGAAAAGATGCTTTATTGCTGCACCCACTGTGGAAGGTTCTTCAGTCAGGCTGCCGGTCTACAGCGTCACCTGGAGGCTGAAGTATGTAAGAACATCCAGCTGAGCTCTAAAGCTGTCCCCTGCTCCTACTGCCAGTTCTCCTTTACCGAGGAGAGGTTCCTCCGGAAGCACGTTAAGAGACACCACCCTGATGAGTATGTCTCTCAGGCCTCAGGCCTGGGCTCAGGGCTCATTCAGCCAGAGCAGAAGGCCGGAGAAGCAGGAGAGGTCCACCTGTGCTTGCAGTGTGGAAAGAGCTACGAGTACATTCAAAGCTTCAAAGCTCACAGGTGTTTCCAGTCAGTCACAGCCAAACTGCACTTGTGCAATGACTGTGGGAAAGGTTTCTCTTGTTTCTACAGCCTTAAGCAGCATCAGCGGATTCACACGGGAGAGAAGCCATACCGCTGCCATTACTGTGAGAAGTGTTTTAGCCACTCTGGACATCTCAATGTGCACATGAggatacacacaggggagaaatctTTCCTTTGTACTGAGTGTGGAGAGAGTTTCCGTCAGTCTGGGGATCTGAAGCGCCATGAGAGAAAACACACTGGGGTGAAACCATGTACCTGTCCTGAATGTGGGAAAAGCTTCAGTCGACCTCAGAGTCTGAAAGCTCACCTAATGCTGCACAACGGAGAGAGACAGTACAagtgtgatcagtgtgggaaaagTTTTTCACGAAATTATCACCTGACGAGACACCATGAAAAGACACACTCATAA